The genome window cacaccccaaaccccagaTTAACACGAGTTTTAGCGTTACCTGCAAGGGGTGGTCCAGCCAACCCAGCTAAGCTCTGAATAAAGACATAGACACCAGCCGCAGAAGACATCTTCTCGATGCCCACCACGTCGTCTTCTGCCAGGAGGGGAATATGTGTGCCCGCTACCGTTCCGAGCATGAACCCGAAGAATATGCTACATGTCATCAAGCCCCAGAACTCGGAGGCAAAAGGGAAGGCAAACAACGCTACAGACAGCAGGACAACGCAGATGAGCTCGATGTAGATCTTGCGGATGGGCTTCTTGTTGAGGACCCAGCCCGCTGAGATTCTTCCAAAGACCTCTGCAATCGCCATGGCTGACAGTATGTATGCAGAGTGGTCTTTGCCGATACCAAGGCTGAGACTCAAGGGGATGATGTAGAGGGAAGGAGCGAAGAAGCCCAGGGTAGCAAACAGGCCAAAGAATGCATAACAGATAAAGCTATAGTCTCTCATCACAGAAAAGTCCAGTAGTTTGGTTTTTGGTTCTGGAGGGGTGCTGTTATTTTCAGCAAGTATCTGCACGTGTTCCTTTGGTTCTTCACTTTTCggctctgctttggtttttccAGGCACATTGCTGGGTGAGGTAGTTATTTCAACTCCTGAGTCTATGGACTCTATTGAGGTGCGTGTTTGCTCGTTTTCAAGCATGTACTTGGTCTCCGTGGGCTCTTCTGGAGGCTGCGCTTTCACTTCTTCTTGCTCTTGGATGATGATGGGTCGCAGGAGAGACCCGCAGATGAcgatgctcagctgcagcaccccGACAGAAAGGAGGCTGTATCTCCAGCCTATCTGCTCCTTCAGAGCAGTAATTGCTGAGGGAAGAGGgcagaagaagaaggaagtaTAAGTAGAAGAACATGGAGTTACACCAAGGAGCTATTTGAACTGGAGCTTCATCACCATAGAGCCCCCAGCATCTCAGCTCTCACAGAGGCTGAGCAGGGTCCCTCCTGGTCCATCCTGCCCAGGGCCACCCAGGGGTCTGGCACCCACATTCCTCccatcagc of Melopsittacus undulatus isolate bMelUnd1 chromosome 11, bMelUnd1.mat.Z, whole genome shotgun sequence contains these proteins:
- the SLC16A6 gene encoding monocarboxylate transporter 7; this translates as MTVKAVKMGCTAPNVYSKVPDGGWGWTVAFAFFFVEALTYGIIKSFGVFFNDLMESFDETNSRISWIISICVFVQTFTAPLSTVLSNRFGHRLVVMAGGVLISTGMVIASFARSVVDMYITIGVISGLGYCLSFLPTVTILSQYFDKRRSLVTAVASTGECFAVFSFAPAITALKEQIGWRYSLLSVGVLQLSIVICGSLLRPIIIQEQEEVKAQPPEEPTETKYMLENEQTRTSIESIDSGVEITTSPSNVPGKTKAEPKSEEPKEHVQILAENNSTPPEPKTKLLDFSVMRDYSFICYAFFGLFATLGFFAPSLYIIPLSLSLGIGKDHSAYILSAMAIAEVFGRISAGWVLNKKPIRKIYIELICVVLLSVALFAFPFASEFWGLMTCSIFFGFMLGTVAGTHIPLLAEDDVVGIEKMSSAAGVYVFIQSLAGLAGPPLAGVIVDTTQNYSSAFYSCAAGMVLGAVFLSLVRPCKVGLCHCSQQGTEESAVGAAPDLPDDFIDMDIGRGENSGKGENSGKGENSGKGSDKVV